A section of the Pogoniulus pusillus isolate bPogPus1 chromosome 3, bPogPus1.pri, whole genome shotgun sequence genome encodes:
- the KCTD12 gene encoding BTB/POZ domain-containing protein KCTD12 produces MALADSARGLPNGGGMSPAAGSGAPGSGAAAAAGGWSSFPEIVELNVGGQVYVTRRCTVVSVRDSLLWRMFSQQQPSELPRDSKGRFFLDRDGFLFRYILDYLRDLQLVLPEHFPERSRLQREAEYFQLPDLARRLAQARVAAAARPAALHRDGSLCTDEPPPPLLGYLEAEPLEGVGSGAAASAPSPTTSRSPSGGPLLTPSQSLDGAGGRRSGYITIGYRGSYTIGREAQADAKFRRVARITVCGKTALAKEVFGETLNESRDPDRPPERYTARYYLKFNFLEQAFDRLSEAGFRMAACSSTGTCAFAPEQGGPADDKIWTSYTEYVFCRD; encoded by the coding sequence ATGGCCCTGGCGGACAGCGCCCGCGGGCTGCCCAACGGCGGCGGCATGTCGCCTGCGGCAGGAAGCGGGGCTCCGGGGAGCGGGGCGGCCGCGGCGGCGGGCGGCTGGTCGTCTTTCCCGGAGATCGTGGAACTGAACGTGGGCGGGCAGGTGTATGTGACGCGGCGATGTACCGTGGTCTCGGTGCGCGACTCGCTGCTTTGGCGCATGTTctcgcagcagcagcccagcgaGCTGCCCCGGGATAGCAAGGGCCGTTTTTTCCTCGACCGCGACGGCTTCCTTTTCCGCTATATTTTGGACTACCTGCGGGACCTGCAGCTGGTTCTGCCAGAGCACTTCCCCGAGCGAAGCCGTCTCCAGCGGGAGGCTGAGTACTTCCAGCTTCCCGACCTGGCTCGCCGCCTAGCGCAGGCTCGAGTCGCCGCCGCGGCCCGCCCCGCCGCACTGCACCGCGACGGATCGCTCTGCACCGACGAGCCTCCGCCGCCGCTGCTCGGCTACCTGGAGGCCGAGCCCCTGGAAGGAGTTGGCAGTGGAGCCGCAGCATCCGCTCCGTCGCCCACCACTAGCCGCAGCCCCTCGGGTGGGCCGCTACTCACGCCCTCTCAGTCGCTGGacggggcgggcgggcggcgctCGGGCTACATCACCATCGGCTATCGGGGCTCTTACACCATCGGGCGGGAGGCGCAGGCCGATGCCAAGTTCCGGCGGGTGGCCCGCATCACCGTCTGCGGCAAGACGGCGCTGGCCAAAGAGGTCTTCGGGGAGACGCTGAACGAGAGCCGCGACCCCGACCGCCCGCCCGAGCGCTACACCGCCCGCTACTACCTCAAGTTCAACTTCCTCGAGCAAGCCTTCGACCGTCTCTCCGAGGCTGGCTTCCGCATGGCCGCCTGCTCCTCCACTGGCACCTGTGCCTTTGCCCCCGAGCAGGGTGGTCCTGCGGATGACAAGATCTGGACCAGCTACACTGAGTATGTCTTCTGCCGGGACTGA